The sequence GTGTAATATGCAGGTTGGAGTGGAAAAGtagtcatacagtattttaagttcattaaatcAACTGCAATCCAATCAATCAACTTTCCAATTGTTTACACAttgcttaacttacattttcaaTAGTCTCCATTTGCATCGTTCATATGAGCTTGTcctaaaatatacttcattattttcaactaaataaacagcaacacgACCAAATGCTTCATACACTTTATAACATACgtgttgcttacttctgtaCGAACTCCAGAGTAAGTGCCGCCTCCTCTGGGTATTTTGTAGCTCACAACCGCAACAGGAAAGATGATTTGTTCATTAACTTCTCAAACAACAGCAATCTTGAACTGCCCATCaccttaaacaaaaaagacattacaaagtGACCATATACATAATGACAAGCATCTTTGAACACATTTGAAGGCGTGTTCAGCAAACAACTTCACATTGCTGTAaaagtcaacagaataaatgactcaaagactcaatttcttttcaatattgaacactaatgttaaatgaaatagAATACAAACCCACCTGGTTGCCTTCATCTCAACCCTCATTTaggatttcttcacaggaaaactctaaaagaaatggataatgataaaaataaaatgattgaaactgaactacagagtaaCATGCAGGCTGGAGATGGAAAATtaatcatacagtattttaagttcattaaaataactgctaaCCCTAATACTtgtcaattaaaatatttatttataaattgcttaacttacatttccaaTAGTCTCCATTTACATCTGTCTTATGAGCTTGTCAGATCATCTGTGTCTTAcaatatacttcattattttcaattaaataaacagatacacatttcataacatacgtgttgcttacttctgtatgaaCTCCAATGTAAGTGCCGCCTCTTCTGGGTATTTGTAGCTCACAACCTCAACAGTGGTCATTAACTTCTTGAACGACAGCAATCTTGAACTGCCCATcaccttaaacacaaaagacattacAGAATTACCATATACATAATGACAAGCAGTTTGAACACACCTTATGCACACCAGGATAATAACATGCAAAAGTAATCAATCCAATCATTTTGGTAAGGTTAGCACGTTGTGACGTGGCTTCCGACGCATCAGACAGCAAACAACTTCACATTGTTGTGaaagtcaacagaataaatTACTCAATAACGATTTTCTTTCTGATACTtaacactaatgttaaataaaactgttaacaaaacagaatacaaacccaTGATAAGAATGCAGGTGTGCTTGAGATTCACCGTACAGCAGCAATCACGTCCTGTCGTTAGAAAAGAAAACGAAAGAAACACAACGGTCATTTTGACATAATGTCGTGTGCATTTGTCCATTAAAGTGATAAAGATAACTCGAGGAGCTAACGTTACCGGCACGCGGACCTGAAGCGGCATTATTATTCTGGCGCGGCTGCCGCGCGTCGGACGCCTCTGTTTACACAGTCGCTTCACAGACAGCTTGCTAGTAACGTTACCGAAttagtttgtgttttgcattttatcttccgtgtgtgtgtaaaacagacaataaaaggTCAAAACTTACCTCATTTGGCAGAAAAGTCCACGAGGATGTACTTactacacattttacaagattagatgtttgtcagtggtgctcaggatctgcaaatcacctttaagtccttaaaggagaagtccacttccagaacaacaattcacaaataatttactcacccccttgtcgtccaagatgttcatgtctttttgtcttcagtcgtaaagaaattatggtttttgaggaaagcattttaggatttttcttcatataatggacttcaattgtgcaaaagtagtttaaatgcagcttcaacaggctctgatcccagccgaggaagaagggtcttttccaGCGAAAGGATTGGccattttttttcgaaaaataaaaatttgtatactttttaagcacaaaagctcgtgtagcacaggttctggcatgcgtGTTCACGACGTtacgtactactgaatcatgtcgaaaggtcacaccgAATGTAGGCggatctacagacccagtgtttacaaagcgaacgcgcaaagactaagaaagtgcaaggaagtgaaacgctgtttacaaatgaaaaggtacaacgatgtcggatgattttgaagttgtaggagaaaataagatggagtttttcaccatactctacctttttttatAGCTGGAGTACACAAacaatgaacttagatgtgattagTAGTAGTGATGGggagttcggatcattttaccgactcagacctttgagtctcattcagcaaaatttcagtcattttgttaattttagcaaaatcagcattacgtgacagccccataagatgaacgaacgactcgaaaaacctgaagactcgaaacaggtgaactaattccagtacagaacctaacaggatgttgtgcatgcgcgactaaacgaatcactccccgagaagactcgttcttcgcgagtcacattaaagatttgttcaagaacgacctgtggacgcgcatccgagagcctgtgttacgcgagcttttgtgcttaaaaagtatacaaatttttatttttcgaaaaaaatgaccaatcgtttcgctagataagaccctccttccttggctgggatcgtttagagccttttgaagctgcatttaaactacttttttgaagttcaaaatcaggggcacaactgaagtccattatatgaagaaaaatcctaaaatgctttcctcaaaaaccataatttcttcacgactgaagacagaaagacatgaacatcttggatgacaagggggtgagtaaattatttgtgaattgttgttctggaagtggacttctcctttaagatcaAAAACagacttattaatatttatgctaattctttctttttcttatcATCCTTGAAATCCTCTTACAGGGGAGAAATTATTCCCATTTatatttaacttaattaaacatttaaaatactcaaggtaaatatttatttaagcatGTAATGTTATCTCCCGTATTTTGAATTCTGTGGAATGTGTACACAAGTCCACATATTAAACAATTACATCCGGTATCATCCTTGTGACTTTTATATCCTTGACATCAAGTAAAGTATAAAAGCAGGGTTCTTTCTGGAACTTCACAAAATTTTCCTCTGAGTTTCTGAAAGCAACAATCTGAAAACCAAGGTGAGTTTCTAGCACAGAGACCTGCTGAATAACTttgtctttaaaatacattgagAATCCACAGTGTGCAATATATGAGTGCAGACCATTAACTTTTGCTGCTTATTCATTTTCAGGTTCATCATGGCAATGCTGAGAAGTCTTCTGCTTCTTTTCACTGTGTTCTCCATGGGGAATGCAGATGGTAaacaagacatttatttatataaacactCAATATTCCATTTAAAACTTGTTCTGCCAAACCTTTGGCATTTTATAGCTTTATGGAGAGGGATAGTAGGAAAAAATAtagtattgtattattatattatttgcataataAGAGTAATAATGTGAATATTACAAGACTAACCTTTATACTGGATACAGTTGATAGAGTTGAAAAATGCCCCTATGGATGGACAAATTTTGGAGTCCGATGCTTCAGGTTCTTCTCTCAGCAGGTTAACTGGATCACAGCAGAGGTAAAgtgatttttgattatttttaaagtaaaaaatactctctaaataaacatttctctAAATAAATTTGACAGAAAACTAATACTGagtaaacaatgaataaaagaaGATTTTGTTGgactaaaaaagtaatttacacTTTTTGCTAAAAAGACCATTttgtattgataataattaaataaaattgtatcttTAGAAAAACTGCCAAAGGCTGGACGCAAATCTCGCTTCTGTGCACAATAAACTGGAGAACGATTTTCTGATAAGTCTGTTGCCTTCTTCCACACTTTGTTGGATGGGTGCTCATGATGGTGAACAAGTAAGTTGTGCGGCCTAAAGTGACTTATTACTAAGTTTCTAATAAAGATGGTTGAACTTCTTCAAAGGCAAACTAAATGACCTTCTTTACTGAGTCTGAGTGCAGTAGTGCACTCTTATAATAACTGTCTTTGCTCTTTAGGATGGACAGTGGCTGTGGAATGATGGAACTCCCAATGACTACACCAACTGGTGCCCTGGGGAACCTAACAATTCCGGTTCACCTGAGAACTGTGGAGAGATCAATTTTTCCTGTAAGaatgcagtgtgtttttttactttaaatatttatcattatatattttcacGTCAGAGAGCAACATAAAATGGCTCATTTTCTAACACTACtgtaatgatttaaataacttatttcatatttacaCTCCACAGCTAAACGTTGCTGGAATGATGAAAAATGTTCAACCTTAATGGGCTATCTTTGTGCTAAAGACCTGTGAGATCATATGCAGTCATCCTGCTCCACAGTTATTTTgattgtacatttacattttccaaTCTTATCTTTACAAAATGTTCTGAACTTTAGTTTCTTCTCACTGACACTTTCCTCAAAtcaataaaagcattaaagcaAACCTTGTGTGTTGTGGTGTTAAATCAAAATCATGTCTAATATTGTTGTGAGAATAGGGTTATTAGAATGGTATTACAGGCATTAAgtgatgtgtttgtttgtttgtttgtttgttttgctatgTAGCTACAAAAAGACAATtgatattttgcaattctaatgCAATTCTCAGTCatagacaaaagaaaaaaagtttggttcattttaaaacatatttaaataggtACACcctatatgttattattatagctcaggggtggcgagctccggtcctggagagccgcaggcctgcagagttcagctccaaccctaaaacacacctgcctgtagcttcctagtaatccttcagaccttgattagcttgttcaggtgtgtttgatcaggattAAAGcagaactctgcagggctgtggctctccaggaccgacgttcgccacccgtTATTGCTTATTGAGGATGCACGTCAGAAAAGAATTTGTGACAATACATGACAACACTTTTAAGTTACTAcactaaaaattatttcatgAGTGTTGattcatttgtaattaattactgaTCATAAGCTTTATCTACAGTGGCAATAGCTACTCTTCACATAATGAACACTGTTTACACAGAAGCAATGTTATTATGATTCAGTCATTGTTTAGTCTGTCTTCTCCAAAGTAGTGATTTAACAGCATAAATCTTTCAAACTCTTTATTCCAATATGGAGAATAAAGCAACATAATCGACCTAAACCTGAAAAAGTTTCAGTTCACTTTTCCTGTGTTATTTTATGGTTTACTCACAATATTATCCAAATAAAATTCCCTTAATAACAACATAATGGACCCTACAGATATATAACAATTATGGACATCAAgcgtttgtaataaacaaatgtttgctGCCATACttagttcagatcattttactgactcgggcctttgagtctcgttcagcaaaatgaactaatctttttttccgagtcattttgttaatattagcaaaatcagcattatgtgacagccccattagatgaacgaacgactcgaaaaacctgaagactcgaaacaggtgaactaattccagtacagaacttaacaggatgttgcgtatgcgcgactgaatgaatcactccccgagacgactcgttcttcgcgagtcacattaaagattcgttcaagaacgacccgtggacgcgcatccgagagcctgtgctacgcaagcttttgtgcttaaaaagtatacacatttttatttttcgaaaaaaatgaccgattgttttgctagataagaccctccttccttggctgggatcatttagagccttttgaagctgcatttaaactacttttttgaagttcaaaatcgggggcacaattgaagtccattatatgacgaaaaatcctgaaatgttttcctcaaaaaccataatttctttacgactgaagacaattcaattcaattcaattcaattcaaattttttgtatagcgcttttcacgatacatatcgttgcaaagcaacttcacaccaaattgacatttttacaatatatgtagtagtagcttgatgtacatatggcagagatgtgtggtaaagatcaatcaaatgacataatcaaacagacaaagaacactataaattagtagcagaattcggtagtgctgtatgttgtttcagggttggtatgatctgaagtcctctgtggggttggcatcatctcttcttaagtgttctggtccagactggagcttgtgaattcctagttaccatgggatgtcaatcccatgggaaaaacagagaacaaataggaacataattagcatagctgctgttcaagaaagatttgttaaaccagagctaaaagattaataatgaacatttgatcagatataactgcaggaaaagtttatgagatgcattatttgaatgcttggctaaaaagatgtgtctttgatttagatttaaacagagagagtgtgtctgaaccccgaacgttatcaggaaggctgttccagagtttgggtgccaaatgtgaaaaagctctacctcctttagtggactttgctatcctaggtactaccaacagtccagagttttgtgaccttagggagcatgatggattgtagcgtggtagaagactagttaggtacgcaggagctaaactgACATGTGGCCCACTTTACCTGCAATCACCCTACGtgatatatttgaaaaatttgcctctaacactagcattttcttttctttttctattcttttaaattgttttatttttatttaaaaaaaaccctctaaTATTCCCTATTCTTTTTCCATTCTAtccacttgttttctttttgtttattaactGAGACTAACTAAAACTtgtcagcagcacttacatattgtttctcttttgttggttttgtttgcttctatttgtaagtcgctttggataaattCATCTgttaaataactaaatgtaaatttctatttttaagtcTACGATACTAATGCTATCACTGATATAAGATgccatttaatatttaacatacaAAGACAATCAGTAAATAGATTTTAGAAAGCAAATGATGCCACagcagtaaataaacaaaaaggttTCTTCAAACAACCATAGATTTGTTCTGTGTAATCATGCCACCACAACTTAAATTGCATGAATAAAATAAGAGCCTGAGTTTCTTGCACTGCATTAGcactttattataaaatgtgtcTGAACTGTTGCTCAGCTAATATTTGAAGAGCAGAATACATTTGTTGCCATCATAGAAGCAGAccttatacactgtaaaaaatgatttattgacACAACTTGACTTAgtcaagtcattttgttgtattgacttgttgtttttgttgtttgtttagcaAACACTAGCTGTTAAGTTCACTCAACTTATATGTAGTTGTTGAAATAACTTGCAGTAAATTGAGCCAACTTACTGTATCATTTAAAGAGCATGTCTTGAactttctgcatcagaaacggGTAAcatgtttgtattgttttttggtccaataagtagtatctctgtcttatctgaatttaatagcagaaaattattggtcatccaatcttttacatttttaacacactctgttaacttcgataattcagaagtttcatctggtcttgttgagatatatagttgagtatcatcagcataacaatggaaactaatcccgtgttttttaataatattactgagGGGCAGCATGTGTAGCGGTGTAGAAGTGTTATAATTCatcaaactttattttgttactttaagAAAACTTTTGGTTCTCAACCAAGTGCAGAAAGAAAGGCAGTAAGGGGTGGACCATCATTTCATTATAGGGGAGCAGTTGGGAGTATATATACTACATATGCAGAATGGAAATTGCAACTGTTTTACACAGCAATTAGTCTTGGTGTCAATCAAATATTCTAATTACTGCATGTGCTTGTTAAGAGAAGTGTTTCATGTTCTTCCGTGTTAACGATGTGGAATACCCCCTTACCTTGATCAATGGTATATCCTCCTGGTGCTGCACTCTTCAGTCTGCGTGAAACATTCTGAAGAGAGGTATGTGTCCCTGTTAATGAAAAACTCAAACAATTTCCTAAAGCATATTAAACAGAAGTTACAATGGAATCAGAACGAGATACATTGATTGTGAAACAAGTACAAAGACATTTGTTGTAAGGCTGTCCCATTTTATGCTTGCTGTAAACACCCAAGAAAAGGCACTGGTGTTTGTACTTATTTGATGTTGGTCCTGGACGTGCCAGGTGTCCGCTAcacatgtatattgaaaatagtagaggatctagaacagatccttgtggcactccatactttactggtgataactgagatgactccccatttaaataaacaaagtggtagcgatcagacaggtaagatttaaaccatcttaaagcctgcccttggatacctgcataattttgtagttgatctattagtatgtcatgatctatagtgtcgaacgcagcactaagatcaagtaaaactagcaatgagatgcagccttggtctgacgcaagaagcaagtcattagtgattttaacaagtgcagtttctgtgctgtgatggggcctgaaacctgattgaaattcttcatagatatcatttatttccaagattgagcacagttgagcagatacaactttctctaaaattttagacataaatggaagattagaaatgggtctgtaatttgccagttcactagggtctagttgtggtttcttaataagaggcttaataatcGCCaacttgaatggtttagggatgtgacctaaagataacgatgagttgataatattgagaagcagttcttctgccacaggtaacaattcttttagtaatatagtgggtacgggatctaataggcatgttgctggtttagacacagtgatgagtttatttaactcttcctgtcctataagacataaagacatgaacatcttggatgacaagggggtgagtaaattgtttgtaaattgttgttctggaagtggacttctccttaatGTGTTTAGAGAACatagacagaaaaacatttttattatttatttcatattggTACCATTTTAAACGTTTCTCCTACAAATCTTTTTGCCTATTTGTtgttgcttgtgtgtgtgtttttttaatcaatattctgatttcaagaattcattaaatttaatgccaacacaacatttcacattttcactttttagttgtttggaatttaacacatgaatttaGATGTGGATTTACACTTgatttattttactcataacctttgttaaatgtgttgttaaataTGTTTGTCTGACAATatgtgttaataaataataaatgttaataatttgaTGAATAAGAGATGGCCTACTTTCCCTGAAAAGGAGTATGTGACCTCAGAATGTTTATTGGTATATATCTTGCAAATAACACTTTACATGAACTGTATTCAAACTGAAATATTATACCTGGACCTTAAAGTTaacaaaagtaataaagaaaggaaaagaaaaaacatctaGGTATCTAAACTACACGTTTTACAAAAAGTGGCCCACTTTACCTGCAATCACCCTACGtgatatatttgaaaaatttgcctctaacactagcattttcttttctttttctattcttttaaattgttttatttttatttaaaaaaaaccctctaaTATTCCCTATTCTTTTTCCATTCTAtccacttgttttctttttgtttattaactGAGACTAACTAAAACTtgtcagcagcacttacatattgtttctcttttgttggttttgtttgcttctatttgtaagtcgctttggataaattCATCTgttaaataactaaatgtaaatttctatttttaagtcTACGATACTAATGCTATCACTGATATAAGATgccatttaatatttaacatacaAAGACAATCAGTAAATAGATTTTAGAAAGCAAATGATGCCACagcagtaaataaacaaaaaggttTCTTCAAACAACCATAGATTTGTTCTGTGTAATCATGCCACCACAACTTAAATTGCATGAATAAAATAAGAGCCTGAGTTTCTTGCACTGCATTAGcactttattataaaatgtgtcTGAACTGTTGCTCAGCTAATATTTGAAGAGCAGAATACATTTGTTGCCATCATAGAAGCAGAccttatacactgtaaaaaatgatttattgacACAACTTGACTTAgtcaagtcattttgttgtattgacttgttgtttttgttgtttgtttagcaAACACTAGCTGTTAAGTTCACTCAACTTATATGTAGTTGTTGAAATAACTTGCAGTAAATTGAGCCAACTTACTGTATCATTTAAAGAGCATGTTGTAGAAAATCAGATTTCATCCATGGCTCCtatcatgcattgcggcatgaataaattatgagctgaactgtctttgtaatttcttttattcttactattttcttttgtttttgttgtttttatgtgactttttagtagcttgttttgtgatgttcagagTTGAACTGGTTATTATacgctgattcttgatgtct is a genomic window of Labeo rohita strain BAU-BD-2019 unplaced genomic scaffold, IGBB_LRoh.1.0 scaffold_292, whole genome shotgun sequence containing:
- the LOC127160140 gene encoding ladderlectin-like is translated as MAMLRSLLLLFTVFSMGNADVDRVEKCPYGWTNFGVRCFRFFSQQVNWITAEKNCQRLDANLASVHNKLENDFLISLLPSSTLCWMGAHDGEQDGQWLWNDGTPNDYTNWCPGEPNNSGSPENCGEINFSSKRCWNDEKCSTLMGYLCAKDL